In Notolabrus celidotus isolate fNotCel1 chromosome 8, fNotCel1.pri, whole genome shotgun sequence, a genomic segment contains:
- the arhgef6 gene encoding rho guanine nucleotide exchange factor 6 isoform X8, whose amino-acid sequence MSENGGGGQLMVKARFNFKQNNEDELSFNKGDLIHVTRQEEGGWWEGMLSGRTGWFPSNYVREIKPCEKPVSPKGTQLTKNYYSVVVQDILEHEREFVKELQTVLTSYLRPLQTSDKLSSADSTTLCGNLEEILTFQQALCVALEDCTKVSDGQQRVAGYYLNMMGQIKTLYLAYCSSHPSAVCILTDHSEELDKFMESQGASAPGILTLTTSLSKPFMRLDKYPTLLQELERHVEEAHPDYADIVKATAAFKNLVTQCQDLRKRKILELQILSEPVRSWEGDNMKSLGHVAYMSQVHLKNGSSEEKEERYLMLFPNVLVMLSASPRMSGFIYQGRLPLTGTTVTRHAEDADSAHYAFDITGSMIERITVFCSSAQELQEWLEHLQPFTKGGSPAGTISKTVEGKPLSMVGTPTHLSHLGSLSSVSRGPLEPPKISKPWSLSCLRPAPPLKPSAALGYKEDSSKSPRPIKKFLPGNRKKERKASDDDVQTRKSTVALEEDAQILRVIEAYCTGASLHQTSTAVRKECVPQVLLPEEEKIIVEEMKSNGQTVIEEKSLVDAVYALKDEVHELKKENKWMKQFLEEEQKSRKELERVVRKLAKQKNDCSWEDGGH is encoded by the exons ATGTCTGAGAACGGTGGAGGTGGACAGCTGATGGTGAAGGCCCGCTTCAACTTCAAGCAGAACAACGAGGACGAGCTGTCTTTCAATAAAGGAGACCTGATCCACGTGACGcggcaggaggagggagggtggTGGGAGGGCATGCTCAGTGGCAGGACGGGCTGGTTCCCCAGTAACTACGTCAGAGAGATCAAACCCTGTG AGAAGCCAGTTTCTCCTAAAGGAACCCAGCTGACCAAGAACTACTACAGTGTG GTAGTGCAAGACATCTTGGAACATGAGCGGGAGTTTGTCAAAGAGCTACAAACAGTCCTGACTTCTTATCTGCGGCCCTTACAAACCAGTGACAA GCTGAGCAGTGCAGACAGCACCACGCTGTGTGGAAACCTGGAGGAGATCCTCACCTTCCAGCAGGCGCTTTGTGTAGCTCTGGAGGACTGTACCAA AGTCTCAGATGGCCAGCAGCGAGTGGCAGGCTATTATCTGAACATGATGGGTCAGATCAAGACCTTGTACCTGGCTTACTGCTCCAGCCACCCTTCAGCTGTCTGCATCCTGACTGATCACAG tgagGAGTTAGATAAGTTCATGGAGAGCCAGGGAGCCAGTGCTCCAGGGATCCTGACCCTGACAACCAGTCTCAGCAAACCCTTCATGAGGCTCGACAAATACCCCACcctgctgcaggagctggagagaCATGTGGAG GAAGCCCACCCAGACTATGCAGACATTGTGAAGGCCACAGCGGCATTTAAGAACCTGGTG ACACAGTGCCAGGACCTGCGGAAGCGTAAAATCCTGGAGCTCCAGATTTTGTCAGAACCAGTTCGGTCCTGGGAGGGAGACAACATGAAGAGCCTCGGGCATGTGGCCTACATGTCCCAGGTCCACTTGAAAAATGGGTCCAGTGAG GAGAAAGAGGAGCGCTACCTAATGCTTTTTCCTAATGTGTTGGTCATGCTTTCCGCCAGTCCTCGAATGAGTGGCTTTATTTATCAG GGAAGACTCCCACTGACAGGTACCACAGTAACAAGACACGCAGAGGATGCAGACAGTGCACACTATGCCTTTGACATCACAG gaaGCATGATCGAGCGTATCACAGTGTTCTGCAGTAGTGCCCAGGAGCTACAGGAGTGGCTAGAGCATCTTCAGCCCTTTACCAAAGGAGGCAGCCCTGCAGGAACCATCTCAAAG ACCGTCGAAGGGAAACCGTTAAGTATGGTCGGCACCCCAACTCACCTGTCCCACCTGGGCAGCCTCAGCTCTGTCAGCCGTGGACCCCTGGAACCGCCTAAGatcagcaagccctggtcactCAGCTGCCTGCGCCCTGCCCCTCCCCTGAAACCCTCTGCTGCGCTGGGATATAAAGAG GATTCCAGCAAGAGCCCACGGCCCATAAAAAAGTTCCTGCCAGGCAACaggaagaaagaacgaaagGCATCTGATGATGATGTTCAGACGAGGAAAA GCACGGTAGCCCTGGAGGAGGACGCTCAGATACTCAGGGTGATTGAGGCATATTGCACAGGAGCCAGCCTGCACCAGACCAGCACAG cagtgcGGAAAGAGTGCGTCCCTCAGGTGCTTCtgccagaggaggagaagatcatcgtggaggagatgaagagtaACGGGCAGACTGTTATTGAGGAGAA GAGCCTGGTTGATGCTGTTTACGCCTTAAAGGACGAAGTTCATGAATTGAAAAAG GAGAACAAGTGGATGAAGCAGTTTCTGGAGGAAGAGCAGAAGTCTCGCAAAGAGCTGGAGAGAGTGGTTCGAAAACTggccaagcagaagaatgatTGTTCTTGGGAAGACGGCGGCCACTGA
- the arhgef6 gene encoding rho guanine nucleotide exchange factor 6 isoform X1 yields the protein MNPEEQTVTWLISLGVLSSPKKNIADPEEFLKTSLKDGVVLCKLTERLVPGFTPKYCQDPRTEADCLSNIREFLKGCSTLKVEGFEPECLYTGENFGKVLTTLLAVNFATQDCAAERSCSQSGAPSPNQSTSSHTFPSTKSKGSLRRQSKSVEMSENGGGGQLMVKARFNFKQNNEDELSFNKGDLIHVTRQEEGGWWEGMLSGRTGWFPSNYVREIKPCEKPVSPKGTQLTKNYYSVVVQDILEHEREFVKELQTVLTSYLRPLQTSDKLSSADSTTLCGNLEEILTFQQALCVALEDCTKVSDGQQRVAGYYLNMMGQIKTLYLAYCSSHPSAVCILTDHSEELDKFMESQGASAPGILTLTTSLSKPFMRLDKYPTLLQELERHVEEAHPDYADIVKATAAFKNLVTQCQDLRKRKILELQILSEPVRSWEGDNMKSLGHVAYMSQVHLKNGSSEEKEERYLMLFPNVLVMLSASPRMSGFIYQGRLPLTGTTVTRHAEDADSAHYAFDITGSMIERITVFCSSAQELQEWLEHLQPFTKGGSPAGTISKTVEGKPLSMVGTPTHLSHLGSLSSVSRGPLEPPKISKPWSLSCLRPAPPLKPSAALGYKERMSYIMKDSSKSPRPIKKFLPGNRKKERKASDDDVQTRKSTVALEEDAQILRVIEAYCTGASLHQTSTGLCLTVRKECVPQVLLPEEEKIIVEEMKSNGQTVIEEKSLVDAVYALKDEVHELKKENKWMKQFLEEEQKSRKELERVVRKLAKQKNDCSWEDGGH from the exons ATGAATCCAGAGGAGCAGACTGTAACGTGGTTAATATCACTGGGAGTGCTCAGCTCGCCTAAAAAGAATATAGCGGACCCGGAGGAGTTTTTGAAAACATCGCTGAAGGATGGGGTCGTCTTATGCAAGCTCACGGAAAGGCTCGTACCTGGGTTTACTCCCAAG TATTGCCAGGACCCGAGAACTGAAGCCGACTGCCTTTCCAACATCAGGGAGTTTTTAAAAGGATGCTCGACCCTCAAAGTGGAG GGGTTTGAACCAGAGTGTTTATACACTGGTGAGAATTTTGGCAAGGTACTGACTACTCTGCTGGCGGTCAACTTCGCCACACAAG ACTGTGCTGCTGAGAGGTCATGTTCGCAGTCTGGAGCCCCCTCTCCTAATCAGTCGACATCATCCCACACCTTTCCCTCCACCAAATCAAAAGGCTCTCTACGCAGACAATCCAAATCAGTG GAGATGTCTGAGAACGGTGGAGGTGGACAGCTGATGGTGAAGGCCCGCTTCAACTTCAAGCAGAACAACGAGGACGAGCTGTCTTTCAATAAAGGAGACCTGATCCACGTGACGcggcaggaggagggagggtggTGGGAGGGCATGCTCAGTGGCAGGACGGGCTGGTTCCCCAGTAACTACGTCAGAGAGATCAAACCCTGTG AGAAGCCAGTTTCTCCTAAAGGAACCCAGCTGACCAAGAACTACTACAGTGTG GTAGTGCAAGACATCTTGGAACATGAGCGGGAGTTTGTCAAAGAGCTACAAACAGTCCTGACTTCTTATCTGCGGCCCTTACAAACCAGTGACAA GCTGAGCAGTGCAGACAGCACCACGCTGTGTGGAAACCTGGAGGAGATCCTCACCTTCCAGCAGGCGCTTTGTGTAGCTCTGGAGGACTGTACCAA AGTCTCAGATGGCCAGCAGCGAGTGGCAGGCTATTATCTGAACATGATGGGTCAGATCAAGACCTTGTACCTGGCTTACTGCTCCAGCCACCCTTCAGCTGTCTGCATCCTGACTGATCACAG tgagGAGTTAGATAAGTTCATGGAGAGCCAGGGAGCCAGTGCTCCAGGGATCCTGACCCTGACAACCAGTCTCAGCAAACCCTTCATGAGGCTCGACAAATACCCCACcctgctgcaggagctggagagaCATGTGGAG GAAGCCCACCCAGACTATGCAGACATTGTGAAGGCCACAGCGGCATTTAAGAACCTGGTG ACACAGTGCCAGGACCTGCGGAAGCGTAAAATCCTGGAGCTCCAGATTTTGTCAGAACCAGTTCGGTCCTGGGAGGGAGACAACATGAAGAGCCTCGGGCATGTGGCCTACATGTCCCAGGTCCACTTGAAAAATGGGTCCAGTGAG GAGAAAGAGGAGCGCTACCTAATGCTTTTTCCTAATGTGTTGGTCATGCTTTCCGCCAGTCCTCGAATGAGTGGCTTTATTTATCAG GGAAGACTCCCACTGACAGGTACCACAGTAACAAGACACGCAGAGGATGCAGACAGTGCACACTATGCCTTTGACATCACAG gaaGCATGATCGAGCGTATCACAGTGTTCTGCAGTAGTGCCCAGGAGCTACAGGAGTGGCTAGAGCATCTTCAGCCCTTTACCAAAGGAGGCAGCCCTGCAGGAACCATCTCAAAG ACCGTCGAAGGGAAACCGTTAAGTATGGTCGGCACCCCAACTCACCTGTCCCACCTGGGCAGCCTCAGCTCTGTCAGCCGTGGACCCCTGGAACCGCCTAAGatcagcaagccctggtcactCAGCTGCCTGCGCCCTGCCCCTCCCCTGAAACCCTCTGCTGCGCTGGGATATAAAGAG AGGATGTCTTATATCATGAAG GATTCCAGCAAGAGCCCACGGCCCATAAAAAAGTTCCTGCCAGGCAACaggaagaaagaacgaaagGCATCTGATGATGATGTTCAGACGAGGAAAA GCACGGTAGCCCTGGAGGAGGACGCTCAGATACTCAGGGTGATTGAGGCATATTGCACAGGAGCCAGCCTGCACCAGACCAGCACAGGTCTGTGTTTAA cagtgcGGAAAGAGTGCGTCCCTCAGGTGCTTCtgccagaggaggagaagatcatcgtggaggagatgaagagtaACGGGCAGACTGTTATTGAGGAGAA GAGCCTGGTTGATGCTGTTTACGCCTTAAAGGACGAAGTTCATGAATTGAAAAAG GAGAACAAGTGGATGAAGCAGTTTCTGGAGGAAGAGCAGAAGTCTCGCAAAGAGCTGGAGAGAGTGGTTCGAAAACTggccaagcagaagaatgatTGTTCTTGGGAAGACGGCGGCCACTGA
- the arhgef6 gene encoding rho guanine nucleotide exchange factor 6 isoform X7, with the protein MSENGGGGQLMVKARFNFKQNNEDELSFNKGDLIHVTRQEEGGWWEGMLSGRTGWFPSNYVREIKPCEKPVSPKGTQLTKNYYSVVVQDILEHEREFVKELQTVLTSYLRPLQTSDKLSSADSTTLCGNLEEILTFQQALCVALEDCTKVSDGQQRVAGYYLNMMGQIKTLYLAYCSSHPSAVCILTDHSEELDKFMESQGASAPGILTLTTSLSKPFMRLDKYPTLLQELERHVEEAHPDYADIVKATAAFKNLVTQCQDLRKRKILELQILSEPVRSWEGDNMKSLGHVAYMSQVHLKNGSSEEKEERYLMLFPNVLVMLSASPRMSGFIYQGRLPLTGTTVTRHAEDADSAHYAFDITGSMIERITVFCSSAQELQEWLEHLQPFTKGGSPAGTISKTVEGKPLSMVGTPTHLSHLGSLSSVSRGPLEPPKISKPWSLSCLRPAPPLKPSAALGYKERMSYIMKDSSKSPRPIKKFLPGNRKKERKASDDDVQTRKSTVALEEDAQILRVIEAYCTGASLHQTSTAVRKECVPQVLLPEEEKIIVEEMKSNGQTVIEEKSLVDAVYALKDEVHELKKENKWMKQFLEEEQKSRKELERVVRKLAKQKNDCSWEDGGH; encoded by the exons ATGTCTGAGAACGGTGGAGGTGGACAGCTGATGGTGAAGGCCCGCTTCAACTTCAAGCAGAACAACGAGGACGAGCTGTCTTTCAATAAAGGAGACCTGATCCACGTGACGcggcaggaggagggagggtggTGGGAGGGCATGCTCAGTGGCAGGACGGGCTGGTTCCCCAGTAACTACGTCAGAGAGATCAAACCCTGTG AGAAGCCAGTTTCTCCTAAAGGAACCCAGCTGACCAAGAACTACTACAGTGTG GTAGTGCAAGACATCTTGGAACATGAGCGGGAGTTTGTCAAAGAGCTACAAACAGTCCTGACTTCTTATCTGCGGCCCTTACAAACCAGTGACAA GCTGAGCAGTGCAGACAGCACCACGCTGTGTGGAAACCTGGAGGAGATCCTCACCTTCCAGCAGGCGCTTTGTGTAGCTCTGGAGGACTGTACCAA AGTCTCAGATGGCCAGCAGCGAGTGGCAGGCTATTATCTGAACATGATGGGTCAGATCAAGACCTTGTACCTGGCTTACTGCTCCAGCCACCCTTCAGCTGTCTGCATCCTGACTGATCACAG tgagGAGTTAGATAAGTTCATGGAGAGCCAGGGAGCCAGTGCTCCAGGGATCCTGACCCTGACAACCAGTCTCAGCAAACCCTTCATGAGGCTCGACAAATACCCCACcctgctgcaggagctggagagaCATGTGGAG GAAGCCCACCCAGACTATGCAGACATTGTGAAGGCCACAGCGGCATTTAAGAACCTGGTG ACACAGTGCCAGGACCTGCGGAAGCGTAAAATCCTGGAGCTCCAGATTTTGTCAGAACCAGTTCGGTCCTGGGAGGGAGACAACATGAAGAGCCTCGGGCATGTGGCCTACATGTCCCAGGTCCACTTGAAAAATGGGTCCAGTGAG GAGAAAGAGGAGCGCTACCTAATGCTTTTTCCTAATGTGTTGGTCATGCTTTCCGCCAGTCCTCGAATGAGTGGCTTTATTTATCAG GGAAGACTCCCACTGACAGGTACCACAGTAACAAGACACGCAGAGGATGCAGACAGTGCACACTATGCCTTTGACATCACAG gaaGCATGATCGAGCGTATCACAGTGTTCTGCAGTAGTGCCCAGGAGCTACAGGAGTGGCTAGAGCATCTTCAGCCCTTTACCAAAGGAGGCAGCCCTGCAGGAACCATCTCAAAG ACCGTCGAAGGGAAACCGTTAAGTATGGTCGGCACCCCAACTCACCTGTCCCACCTGGGCAGCCTCAGCTCTGTCAGCCGTGGACCCCTGGAACCGCCTAAGatcagcaagccctggtcactCAGCTGCCTGCGCCCTGCCCCTCCCCTGAAACCCTCTGCTGCGCTGGGATATAAAGAG AGGATGTCTTATATCATGAAG GATTCCAGCAAGAGCCCACGGCCCATAAAAAAGTTCCTGCCAGGCAACaggaagaaagaacgaaagGCATCTGATGATGATGTTCAGACGAGGAAAA GCACGGTAGCCCTGGAGGAGGACGCTCAGATACTCAGGGTGATTGAGGCATATTGCACAGGAGCCAGCCTGCACCAGACCAGCACAG cagtgcGGAAAGAGTGCGTCCCTCAGGTGCTTCtgccagaggaggagaagatcatcgtggaggagatgaagagtaACGGGCAGACTGTTATTGAGGAGAA GAGCCTGGTTGATGCTGTTTACGCCTTAAAGGACGAAGTTCATGAATTGAAAAAG GAGAACAAGTGGATGAAGCAGTTTCTGGAGGAAGAGCAGAAGTCTCGCAAAGAGCTGGAGAGAGTGGTTCGAAAACTggccaagcagaagaatgatTGTTCTTGGGAAGACGGCGGCCACTGA
- the arhgef6 gene encoding rho guanine nucleotide exchange factor 6 isoform X2: protein MNPEEQTVTWLISLGVLSSPKKNIADPEEFLKTSLKDGVVLCKLTERLVPGFTPKYCQDPRTEADCLSNIREFLKGCSTLKVEGFEPECLYTGENFGKVLTTLLAVNFATQDCAAERSCSQSGAPSPNQSTSSHTFPSTKSKGSLRRQSKSVEMSENGGGGQLMVKARFNFKQNNEDELSFNKGDLIHVTRQEEGGWWEGMLSGRTGWFPSNYVREIKPCEKPVSPKGTQLTKNYYSVVVQDILEHEREFVKELQTVLTSYLRPLQTSDKLSSADSTTLCGNLEEILTFQQALCVALEDCTKVSDGQQRVAGYYLNMMGQIKTLYLAYCSSHPSAVCILTDHSEELDKFMESQGASAPGILTLTTSLSKPFMRLDKYPTLLQELERHVEEAHPDYADIVKATAAFKNLVTQCQDLRKRKILELQILSEPVRSWEGDNMKSLGHVAYMSQVHLKNGSSEEKEERYLMLFPNVLVMLSASPRMSGFIYQGRLPLTGTTVTRHAEDADSAHYAFDITGSMIERITVFCSSAQELQEWLEHLQPFTKGGSPAGTISKTVEGKPLSMVGTPTHLSHLGSLSSVSRGPLEPPKISKPWSLSCLRPAPPLKPSAALGYKERMSYIMKDSSKSPRPIKKFLPGNRKKERKASDDDVQTRKSTVALEEDAQILRVIEAYCTGASLHQTSTGLCLMRKECVPQVLLPEEEKIIVEEMKSNGQTVIEEKSLVDAVYALKDEVHELKKENKWMKQFLEEEQKSRKELERVVRKLAKQKNDCSWEDGGH, encoded by the exons ATGAATCCAGAGGAGCAGACTGTAACGTGGTTAATATCACTGGGAGTGCTCAGCTCGCCTAAAAAGAATATAGCGGACCCGGAGGAGTTTTTGAAAACATCGCTGAAGGATGGGGTCGTCTTATGCAAGCTCACGGAAAGGCTCGTACCTGGGTTTACTCCCAAG TATTGCCAGGACCCGAGAACTGAAGCCGACTGCCTTTCCAACATCAGGGAGTTTTTAAAAGGATGCTCGACCCTCAAAGTGGAG GGGTTTGAACCAGAGTGTTTATACACTGGTGAGAATTTTGGCAAGGTACTGACTACTCTGCTGGCGGTCAACTTCGCCACACAAG ACTGTGCTGCTGAGAGGTCATGTTCGCAGTCTGGAGCCCCCTCTCCTAATCAGTCGACATCATCCCACACCTTTCCCTCCACCAAATCAAAAGGCTCTCTACGCAGACAATCCAAATCAGTG GAGATGTCTGAGAACGGTGGAGGTGGACAGCTGATGGTGAAGGCCCGCTTCAACTTCAAGCAGAACAACGAGGACGAGCTGTCTTTCAATAAAGGAGACCTGATCCACGTGACGcggcaggaggagggagggtggTGGGAGGGCATGCTCAGTGGCAGGACGGGCTGGTTCCCCAGTAACTACGTCAGAGAGATCAAACCCTGTG AGAAGCCAGTTTCTCCTAAAGGAACCCAGCTGACCAAGAACTACTACAGTGTG GTAGTGCAAGACATCTTGGAACATGAGCGGGAGTTTGTCAAAGAGCTACAAACAGTCCTGACTTCTTATCTGCGGCCCTTACAAACCAGTGACAA GCTGAGCAGTGCAGACAGCACCACGCTGTGTGGAAACCTGGAGGAGATCCTCACCTTCCAGCAGGCGCTTTGTGTAGCTCTGGAGGACTGTACCAA AGTCTCAGATGGCCAGCAGCGAGTGGCAGGCTATTATCTGAACATGATGGGTCAGATCAAGACCTTGTACCTGGCTTACTGCTCCAGCCACCCTTCAGCTGTCTGCATCCTGACTGATCACAG tgagGAGTTAGATAAGTTCATGGAGAGCCAGGGAGCCAGTGCTCCAGGGATCCTGACCCTGACAACCAGTCTCAGCAAACCCTTCATGAGGCTCGACAAATACCCCACcctgctgcaggagctggagagaCATGTGGAG GAAGCCCACCCAGACTATGCAGACATTGTGAAGGCCACAGCGGCATTTAAGAACCTGGTG ACACAGTGCCAGGACCTGCGGAAGCGTAAAATCCTGGAGCTCCAGATTTTGTCAGAACCAGTTCGGTCCTGGGAGGGAGACAACATGAAGAGCCTCGGGCATGTGGCCTACATGTCCCAGGTCCACTTGAAAAATGGGTCCAGTGAG GAGAAAGAGGAGCGCTACCTAATGCTTTTTCCTAATGTGTTGGTCATGCTTTCCGCCAGTCCTCGAATGAGTGGCTTTATTTATCAG GGAAGACTCCCACTGACAGGTACCACAGTAACAAGACACGCAGAGGATGCAGACAGTGCACACTATGCCTTTGACATCACAG gaaGCATGATCGAGCGTATCACAGTGTTCTGCAGTAGTGCCCAGGAGCTACAGGAGTGGCTAGAGCATCTTCAGCCCTTTACCAAAGGAGGCAGCCCTGCAGGAACCATCTCAAAG ACCGTCGAAGGGAAACCGTTAAGTATGGTCGGCACCCCAACTCACCTGTCCCACCTGGGCAGCCTCAGCTCTGTCAGCCGTGGACCCCTGGAACCGCCTAAGatcagcaagccctggtcactCAGCTGCCTGCGCCCTGCCCCTCCCCTGAAACCCTCTGCTGCGCTGGGATATAAAGAG AGGATGTCTTATATCATGAAG GATTCCAGCAAGAGCCCACGGCCCATAAAAAAGTTCCTGCCAGGCAACaggaagaaagaacgaaagGCATCTGATGATGATGTTCAGACGAGGAAAA GCACGGTAGCCCTGGAGGAGGACGCTCAGATACTCAGGGTGATTGAGGCATATTGCACAGGAGCCAGCCTGCACCAGACCAGCACAGGTCTGTGTTTAA tgcGGAAAGAGTGCGTCCCTCAGGTGCTTCtgccagaggaggagaagatcatcgtggaggagatgaagagtaACGGGCAGACTGTTATTGAGGAGAA GAGCCTGGTTGATGCTGTTTACGCCTTAAAGGACGAAGTTCATGAATTGAAAAAG GAGAACAAGTGGATGAAGCAGTTTCTGGAGGAAGAGCAGAAGTCTCGCAAAGAGCTGGAGAGAGTGGTTCGAAAACTggccaagcagaagaatgatTGTTCTTGGGAAGACGGCGGCCACTGA